One Cupriavidus necator N-1 DNA window includes the following coding sequences:
- a CDS encoding tyrosine-type recombinase/integrase: MTAPLIHRKTRYEWHLRTSALYEEELAVIDWRKMLPEGGTPGQRLKLLKSLKELLEAMIEYPVTKGRSGLAHSTVLLWCNQLRYLVAWMASEGLWSFSQLGTQHLLMFLKTRRQRHGPGRASATTVHGYVRLYFRMWELRTGYSNSLRVNPGLIEPDVQLLRCADDRPFKAIPEEVALPLIKDAIEWLTRFGPLLTQVVAELWQVRITNVTLPQKARQPRIQALYKEAQWESLLSDLESALQMKTARPNNILCRAMTVTLGAAVIVLLFMVGMRVRELVRLDVDCLQVERKQAGVPVAYLSGIAAKAGGRQRRWVAGDPIPEVIEWLRATFAPCRTASGSQALFLARSSTALIPPPGTSAHRMGVTAPIRLMQAFADSPFRADRPATSRLHPHAARKTFAKFVVKRDKRALEALSVHYGHAYREFTDGVYVGADFQLSQLLEQEDRDDLARTLTSLMQSSRMGGKAAERINEFRRQYQKDPSFAGKAVPQTLVDNLVRRGIKIAPCDWGYCVYSESHSACRGDAIGPNEVLRAPDVCSTCANFVVTTEHQAWWNDRVIREEMFLTQRGLPEQTKILVKKRLDQSKALLAGLVSRKTAKVAPQS; the protein is encoded by the coding sequence ATGACAGCACCGTTGATACATCGGAAAACGCGGTACGAATGGCACTTGCGCACCTCAGCGTTGTATGAGGAAGAACTCGCGGTTATCGATTGGCGCAAGATGCTGCCGGAAGGTGGCACACCAGGCCAGAGATTGAAGCTACTGAAAAGTCTGAAGGAACTGCTCGAAGCAATGATCGAGTATCCGGTGACCAAAGGGAGATCCGGTCTGGCCCACTCGACAGTCTTACTATGGTGCAATCAGCTTCGCTATCTCGTAGCCTGGATGGCATCCGAGGGACTTTGGAGCTTCTCTCAGCTCGGCACGCAACACCTCTTGATGTTTCTGAAAACCAGGCGTCAACGACATGGTCCCGGCCGCGCCTCAGCAACGACTGTGCACGGCTACGTGCGGCTGTATTTCAGAATGTGGGAGCTTAGGACGGGATACAGTAATTCGCTGCGCGTAAACCCAGGATTGATCGAGCCGGATGTTCAGTTGCTGAGATGCGCGGACGACCGTCCATTCAAGGCGATTCCCGAAGAGGTCGCGCTACCGCTAATCAAAGATGCAATCGAATGGCTGACCCGTTTCGGCCCACTGCTGACACAAGTGGTGGCGGAACTGTGGCAGGTCCGAATCACCAATGTTACGCTTCCCCAGAAGGCTCGTCAGCCGAGGATTCAGGCTCTCTACAAAGAGGCGCAATGGGAATCGCTTCTCAGCGATCTCGAAAGTGCGTTGCAAATGAAGACTGCTCGGCCCAACAACATCCTGTGTCGAGCCATGACAGTTACCCTCGGAGCAGCCGTGATCGTGCTGCTGTTCATGGTAGGGATGCGCGTGCGAGAGTTGGTCAGACTTGATGTGGACTGCCTCCAGGTGGAGAGGAAGCAGGCAGGCGTGCCCGTCGCATACCTGAGTGGGATAGCTGCCAAAGCCGGTGGACGGCAGCGACGATGGGTTGCCGGCGATCCAATTCCCGAAGTGATCGAGTGGCTGCGAGCTACGTTCGCGCCATGCCGCACGGCTAGTGGCAGTCAGGCTCTGTTCTTGGCACGTTCATCAACCGCGCTGATACCCCCTCCGGGCACTTCAGCACACCGGATGGGTGTGACAGCTCCTATCAGGCTAATGCAAGCGTTCGCTGATTCGCCATTTCGGGCGGACAGGCCCGCCACGTCACGGCTGCACCCCCACGCTGCACGCAAGACATTTGCCAAGTTCGTCGTAAAACGGGACAAGCGAGCGCTGGAGGCCTTGTCCGTCCACTATGGTCATGCCTACCGCGAATTCACGGATGGTGTCTACGTCGGGGCAGATTTCCAGCTCAGCCAATTACTGGAGCAGGAAGACCGTGATGATCTCGCTCGCACGCTGACCAGCCTGATGCAAAGCAGTCGAATGGGTGGCAAGGCTGCAGAGCGCATCAACGAGTTCAGGCGTCAATACCAGAAGGACCCGTCATTTGCCGGAAAGGCCGTTCCTCAGACGCTGGTGGACAACCTTGTCAGGCGAGGTATCAAGATCGCACCGTGTGACTGGGGTTACTGCGTGTATTCCGAAAGTCATTCGGCTTGTCGTGGAGATGCAATCGGACCCAATGAAGTCCTCAGGGCTCCGGATGTCTGCTCAACCTGCGCGAACTTCGTCGTGACGACGGAGCATCAAGCGTGGTGGAACGATCGGGTCATCCGCGAAGAGATGTTTCTCACGCAACGTGGTCTTCCTGAGCAGACGAAAATCCTCGTTAAGAAGCGTCTGGACCAATCGAAGGCGCTCCTTGCAGGCCTCGTCTCGCGCAAGACGGCAAAAGTGGCGCCCCAATCATGA
- a CDS encoding DUF3307 domain-containing protein, with product MALPLLFALFTKHLICDYLWQPGWMLAGKGDFRSPGGYAHAGLHGLCTAVLLVGFGMAYWLWLGIFDAVVHYLIDRWKVRLGRRAKLSPNQPQFWWAFGLDQYAHGLTYLAIVWLVGRLD from the coding sequence ATGGCGTTGCCGCTGCTGTTCGCGCTGTTCACCAAGCATCTCATCTGCGACTACCTGTGGCAGCCGGGCTGGATGCTGGCCGGCAAGGGCGATTTCCGGAGCCCAGGTGGTTATGCCCACGCGGGCTTGCATGGCCTGTGTACCGCGGTGCTGCTCGTCGGCTTCGGTATGGCCTACTGGCTCTGGCTGGGGATCTTCGACGCTGTCGTTCACTACCTGATCGATCGCTGGAAGGTGCGCCTCGGCCGACGCGCGAAGTTGTCACCGAATCAGCCGCAGTTCTGGTGGGCATTTGGCCTGGACCAGTACGCGCACGGGCTGACCTACCTTGCCATCGTCTGGCTGGTTGGGAGGCTGGACTGA
- a CDS encoding cupin domain-containing protein, translating into MVAPVAVTKFEVKSHASPDEVRTPAKTRVEVVQLEGFTIGRFNFEPGWRWSECIKPVVKTDHCQASHVGYAVSGRLTVRMKDGTEKTTRASPLAQARSACTYRAGRPHRVELTLRGGVDRAVIPLLPVLKTGTQKNGPTNAGPNGQMSQSGT; encoded by the coding sequence ATGGTAGCCCCAGTCGCCGTAACAAAATTTGAAGTGAAATCCCATGCGTCGCCAGATGAGGTCCGCACCCCTGCGAAAACCCGGGTCGAGGTCGTTCAACTTGAAGGCTTCACGATCGGTCGATTCAACTTCGAACCCGGATGGCGGTGGTCGGAGTGCATCAAACCGGTGGTCAAGACCGACCATTGTCAGGCCTCCCATGTGGGCTATGCCGTATCCGGACGGCTCACTGTTCGCATGAAGGACGGCACTGAAAAGACTACAAGGGCTTCCCCGTTGGCGCAAGCGCGCTCGGCTTGCACCTATCGCGCGGGCCGCCCACATCGAGTCGAACTGACCCTTCGGGGCGGCGTTGACCGTGCTGTCATTCCTTTGCTTCCTGTCCTGAAAACTGGTACGCAGAAAAATGGCCCTACCAATGCAGGGCCAAACGGTCAGATGTCGCAGAGCGGGACTTGA
- a CDS encoding VOC family protein — MSIISHVVVGTNDLERARVFYDAVLKTLGVKRVVNLETASLWGTESPEFMVTRPGNGLPSTYANGGTIGFAAPNRAAVHAFHEAAIKARCQGRGTARPAPVYPHVLRCICTGSGR, encoded by the coding sequence ATGTCGATCATTTCCCATGTGGTTGTTGGCACCAACGACCTGGAGCGCGCCCGCGTATTCTATGACGCGGTTTTGAAGACGCTGGGAGTCAAGCGGGTCGTGAACCTGGAAACCGCGTCACTTTGGGGCACGGAGAGCCCGGAATTCATGGTTACGAGGCCAGGCAATGGACTGCCGTCCACCTACGCCAACGGCGGCACTATCGGCTTTGCGGCCCCCAACCGCGCTGCTGTGCACGCCTTCCATGAGGCAGCAATCAAAGCACGGTGCCAGGGACGAGGGACAGCCCGGCCCGCGCCAGTTTACCCCCACGTCTTACGCTGCATATGTACGGGATCCGGACGGTAA
- the fghA gene encoding S-formylglutathione hydrolase → MLELISEHCCHGGSQRVYRHQSETIGLPMRFSVFLPAQVLRQWAGEGEPIRRFPALIYLAGLTCNEDTFMTKAGAQRLAAARGLILVAPDTSPRDAGIQAESTSWDFGVGAGFYVDATEDPWSVHWRMESYVVRELFGILTTVLPADANRVGIFGHSMGGHGALVLAQRHPRRFRSVSAFAPICAPVQSPWGEKAFTGYLGPERNTWGAYDASALMRRQSRPPYPEGILVDQGLADKFLQEQLKPEIFQQACESVLQPLILRRHEGYDHGYFFITTFIEDHIHFHASILAGAMRPLLTGGLQVRHDTPRPVHPPRH, encoded by the coding sequence ATGCTTGAGCTGATTTCGGAACATTGCTGCCATGGTGGCAGCCAGCGGGTCTACCGGCATCAGTCGGAGACCATCGGACTGCCCATGCGGTTCTCGGTCTTCCTGCCGGCGCAGGTGCTGCGTCAGTGGGCTGGTGAGGGTGAACCAATCCGCCGTTTCCCGGCGCTGATCTATCTCGCAGGGCTGACATGCAATGAGGACACATTCATGACGAAGGCCGGCGCCCAACGGCTTGCCGCCGCCCGGGGGCTGATCCTGGTAGCGCCAGATACTAGCCCGCGTGACGCCGGCATCCAGGCCGAATCTACGTCGTGGGATTTTGGCGTGGGTGCCGGTTTCTATGTCGATGCAACGGAAGATCCATGGTCCGTTCATTGGCGCATGGAGTCGTATGTCGTCAGGGAGTTGTTCGGCATCCTGACCACAGTCTTACCAGCGGATGCGAATCGAGTCGGCATCTTTGGTCACTCGATGGGCGGCCATGGCGCGCTGGTGCTGGCGCAGCGGCATCCCCGGCGCTTCCGGTCAGTGTCAGCCTTCGCACCGATTTGTGCACCGGTTCAGTCGCCGTGGGGGGAAAAGGCGTTCACTGGCTATCTTGGCCCGGAACGGAACACATGGGGCGCCTACGATGCTTCCGCGCTCATGCGGCGCCAATCGCGCCCGCCGTATCCGGAGGGCATCCTCGTGGATCAGGGGCTAGCTGACAAGTTTCTGCAGGAGCAGCTCAAGCCCGAGATTTTTCAGCAGGCGTGCGAGAGCGTCTTGCAGCCATTGATTCTGCGCCGCCACGAAGGCTATGACCACGGCTACTTCTTTATCACGACGTTTATTGAGGACCACATCCACTTTCACGCAAGCATTCTAGCTGGGGCGATGCGCCCGTTACTGACGGGCGGGCTCCAGGTGCGGCACGACACCCCAAGGCCGGTTCATCCGCCAAGGCACTAA
- a CDS encoding S-(hydroxymethyl)glutathione dehydrogenase/class III alcohol dehydrogenase, translated as MKTKAAVAWRAGAPLTIEEVELEGPSVGEVLIELKATGICHTDYYTLSGSDPEGIFPSILGHEGAGVVIDVGRGVGTVKKGDHVIPLYTPECRECKFCLSRKTNLCQKIRATQGKGLMPDSTSRFSLDGQPIFHYMGTSTFSNYIVVPEIAVAKIREDAPFDKVCYIGCGVTTGVGAVVYSAKVVAGANVVVFGLGGIGLNVIQGAKMVGADKIIGIDINPARVELANKFGMTHFINPKEVENVVDHIVQITDGGADYSFECIGNVTTMRQALECTHKGWGQSFVIGVASAGQEISTRPFQLVTGREWKGSAFGGARGRTDVPKIVDWYMEGKINIDDLITHTLPLERINEGFDLMKSGESIRSVVMF; from the coding sequence ATGAAAACCAAAGCTGCAGTTGCATGGAGGGCCGGCGCTCCGTTGACAATCGAGGAAGTCGAACTCGAGGGTCCGAGCGTTGGTGAAGTGTTGATCGAGCTGAAAGCAACGGGCATTTGCCATACCGACTATTACACGCTGTCGGGCTCGGATCCCGAGGGGATATTTCCCTCGATCCTGGGGCACGAGGGTGCAGGCGTGGTGATCGATGTCGGTCGAGGCGTCGGCACGGTGAAGAAGGGCGATCACGTGATTCCGCTCTACACGCCAGAATGCCGAGAGTGCAAGTTTTGCCTGTCGCGCAAGACAAACCTGTGCCAGAAGATCCGTGCGACGCAAGGCAAGGGCCTAATGCCGGATTCGACATCGCGCTTTTCTCTCGACGGCCAGCCGATCTTTCACTACATGGGGACGTCCACATTCTCAAACTACATCGTTGTGCCAGAGATTGCGGTCGCTAAGATCCGCGAGGACGCGCCGTTCGATAAGGTTTGCTATATCGGCTGCGGTGTGACGACGGGCGTCGGCGCAGTGGTCTACTCGGCGAAGGTGGTGGCGGGCGCGAATGTCGTCGTGTTCGGGCTCGGCGGGATCGGGCTAAACGTCATCCAGGGCGCCAAAATGGTCGGTGCGGACAAGATCATCGGCATCGACATCAACCCTGCGCGCGTCGAACTCGCCAATAAGTTCGGGATGACTCATTTCATCAACCCCAAGGAAGTAGAAAACGTTGTCGACCACATCGTACAGATTACGGACGGCGGCGCCGACTATTCGTTCGAATGCATTGGCAACGTGACGACGATGCGCCAGGCGCTAGAGTGCACGCACAAGGGCTGGGGCCAGTCGTTTGTCATCGGTGTCGCATCTGCGGGGCAGGAGATCAGCACGCGGCCGTTCCAGCTGGTGACAGGCCGGGAGTGGAAGGGCTCGGCGTTTGGCGGCGCGCGGGGCCGTACCGATGTGCCAAAAATCGTCGACTGGTACATGGAAGGCAAGATCAATATCGACGACCTGATTACGCACACGCTGCCCCTAGAAAGAATCAACGAGGGCTTCGATCTGATGAAGAGCGGCGAGTCCATCCGCTCCGTCGTCATGTTCTGA
- a CDS encoding aromatic ring-hydroxylating dioxygenase subunit alpha, translating into MKTQSPYLMNAWYVAALSTEVGPEELFHRKILDVSVMIYRKQDDGTPVAMHDRCPHRFAPLHLGKRHGDEVSCPYHALRFDCLGTCTHNPHGTGHIPKAASVKTFPLAEKYGFVWIWMGDEAPDLKLLPDYSELDIGHANAVGYTYMHMPVNYELIIDNVMDLSHIDHVHGEIITTRGKLSPVIPKVADVQRTVNARWEWTQSPAMMIFANFLPQPEEEARHYFDITWAPPANIQLSVGAVQGEMSFDDYIGQYDLHTTTPETQGSTHYFFATRRNHIVEDGDYNKMKIQAMHGAFENEDGPIISAVQREMGDANFFDLNPVLMSNDVAAVKVRRKLEMLISAERQRKLEE; encoded by the coding sequence ATGAAAACCCAATCGCCTTATCTGATGAATGCCTGGTACGTCGCGGCGCTCTCGACGGAAGTGGGACCTGAGGAGCTCTTTCATCGAAAGATCCTCGACGTGTCCGTGATGATTTATCGAAAACAGGACGACGGCACTCCTGTCGCGATGCATGACCGGTGCCCCCATCGATTCGCGCCGCTGCATCTCGGCAAGCGGCACGGTGACGAGGTTTCATGCCCGTACCACGCGCTTCGCTTCGATTGCTTGGGGACGTGCACACACAATCCACACGGGACCGGCCATATTCCTAAAGCGGCAAGTGTGAAAACATTTCCGCTCGCCGAAAAGTACGGCTTCGTCTGGATCTGGATGGGAGATGAGGCGCCCGATCTCAAGCTGCTCCCGGATTACAGCGAACTCGACATTGGTCACGCGAACGCTGTCGGCTACACGTACATGCACATGCCGGTCAACTATGAACTGATCATCGATAACGTGATGGACCTCAGCCACATCGACCACGTCCACGGCGAAATCATCACAACTCGTGGCAAGCTGTCCCCGGTCATTCCGAAAGTGGCAGATGTTCAGCGCACCGTGAACGCCCGGTGGGAATGGACGCAGAGTCCTGCGATGATGATCTTTGCAAACTTCTTGCCTCAGCCAGAAGAGGAAGCGCGCCACTATTTCGACATTACGTGGGCACCGCCCGCCAACATTCAGCTTTCGGTCGGAGCCGTTCAGGGCGAAATGTCGTTTGACGATTACATCGGCCAGTACGATTTGCACACCACGACGCCCGAGACTCAAGGCAGCACGCATTACTTCTTCGCGACTCGGCGTAATCATATCGTGGAGGACGGCGACTACAACAAGATGAAGATTCAGGCCATGCACGGGGCGTTCGAGAACGAGGACGGACCCATCATTTCCGCGGTACAGCGAGAAATGGGGGACGCAAACTTCTTCGATCTTAATCCGGTTCTAATGTCTAACGACGTCGCAGCTGTCAAGGTGCGCCGCAAGCTCGAGATGCTTATCAGCGCTGAACGCCAGAGAAAGCTGGAGGAGTAA
- a CDS encoding PDR/VanB family oxidoreductase: MNTQDIHVATTLKVLVREKETVADGIVRFELRPTSGELLPSFTAGSHIDVTLPNGAVRQYSLCNAPDDNGRYEIAVLLEPLGRGGSRSAHVDLHRGSVLQISPPRNLFPLSDAGHSILIAGGIGITPILSMAHHLACGGRSFELHYCTRSVARTAFLERITSSEFADSVTIYHDDYTQQERFSARNTLASPTDDTHIYVCGPTGFMDHVIGVALAAGWQTANVHREYFVAPSADTSGDRPFTVEFARTGQAVVVPPSQSVAQALAAHGIDIPVSCEQGICGTCMMRVLEGEPDHRDTFLTTQEHAANDRFTPCCSRSKTARLVIDF, translated from the coding sequence ATGAACACGCAAGACATTCACGTAGCAACCACGCTAAAAGTGTTGGTCAGGGAGAAGGAGACGGTCGCCGACGGAATAGTACGTTTCGAACTCCGCCCGACCTCGGGGGAACTGCTGCCCTCATTCACCGCAGGGTCGCATATCGACGTCACCCTACCCAACGGCGCGGTGCGGCAGTATTCGCTCTGCAATGCGCCGGACGACAACGGCCGCTACGAAATTGCGGTACTGCTCGAACCGCTAGGCCGAGGCGGCTCACGTAGCGCCCACGTCGACCTGCATCGAGGCTCGGTCCTACAAATCAGCCCGCCGCGCAATCTCTTTCCACTGTCGGACGCCGGGCACTCGATCCTCATCGCAGGCGGAATCGGTATCACGCCAATTCTCAGCATGGCGCATCATCTGGCCTGCGGCGGCCGATCCTTCGAATTGCACTATTGCACGCGATCGGTGGCTCGCACCGCGTTTCTCGAGCGGATCACTTCGTCCGAATTCGCGGATAGCGTCACGATCTACCACGACGACTACACTCAGCAGGAACGGTTCTCAGCAAGAAACACGCTCGCCAGTCCAACTGACGATACGCACATCTACGTATGTGGACCGACCGGATTCATGGATCACGTCATCGGCGTCGCACTCGCTGCCGGATGGCAGACGGCAAACGTGCACCGCGAGTATTTCGTCGCACCTTCGGCAGATACATCGGGCGATCGTCCGTTTACGGTCGAGTTCGCTCGGACCGGGCAAGCCGTCGTCGTGCCACCTTCCCAGAGCGTAGCGCAGGCCCTTGCAGCGCACGGCATCGACATCCCAGTCTCGTGCGAACAGGGGATCTGCGGCACCTGCATGATGCGCGTGCTCGAAGGCGAGCCAGACCATCGCGACACCTTTCTGACCACTCAGGAACACGCCGCCAATGATCGCTTTACCCCCTGCTGTTCCCGGTCGAAGACAGCCCGTCTAGTGATCGATTTCTGA
- a CDS encoding OmpP1/FadL family transporter has product MKCRYARVASAICAAVLCPHANATEVFNMEGYGPISRGMGGIGVAYDIGSAAMMLNPATLGLMPEGKHISIGLDVVNTDIKVTNTATGESVHSGKHGSNNGPYFAPELAFVYRRNPYAFGVGVFAEGGVGTQYGSSSFLSRTTTNSVDTGLDNFSRLLVLRIPFSAAYNVTDKLTVGGSLDVVWTALNVGMLLDASQIGGLAAANRVSGTLVPALLGIPGLSGGHIRFSRDGLVGGGADAWGVAGKLGMTYQLAPSTRIGVAYSSKTAVGDLRGNATLNAVSATAGNIPVSGTIVVRNFQMPAQFSLGISHDITDNLTVAADYQRIFWASTMKNINIGFTSSGNGANLNISLPQNYRDTNVFGVGASYRINSKWTFRGGVRYAQEAIPGDSLLAVIPATPTTHLSTGASYAIGKDDILDFALSLALQKTLTNPGGTNSSVPIRTEHSQLNAVIAYRKRF; this is encoded by the coding sequence GTGAAGTGTCGTTACGCTCGTGTGGCGTCCGCTATCTGTGCGGCCGTGCTGTGCCCCCATGCCAATGCAACGGAGGTATTCAACATGGAAGGTTATGGGCCGATCTCCCGCGGCATGGGAGGCATCGGCGTAGCCTATGACATCGGCTCTGCTGCGATGATGTTGAATCCCGCGACGCTTGGATTGATGCCAGAAGGAAAGCATATCTCTATTGGACTCGACGTGGTGAACACCGACATCAAGGTTACGAACACCGCGACCGGGGAATCTGTGCATTCCGGGAAGCATGGAAGCAACAATGGTCCATACTTTGCACCGGAGCTGGCTTTCGTCTATCGCCGCAATCCCTATGCTTTTGGCGTCGGGGTATTTGCGGAAGGTGGGGTGGGAACACAATACGGATCGAGCAGCTTCCTCTCCCGGACAACCACGAACAGTGTGGATACAGGGCTGGACAACTTTTCCCGGCTGCTCGTGTTGAGGATCCCGTTCTCTGCCGCGTACAACGTGACGGATAAACTGACAGTGGGCGGATCGCTCGACGTGGTGTGGACCGCGTTGAACGTCGGAATGCTGTTGGACGCATCGCAGATCGGCGGATTGGCTGCGGCAAATCGTGTTTCTGGCACCCTGGTGCCCGCGCTGCTTGGAATTCCGGGGCTTTCGGGCGGCCACATCAGGTTTTCACGTGACGGCCTAGTTGGTGGCGGAGCTGATGCCTGGGGCGTAGCCGGAAAATTGGGGATGACTTATCAGCTTGCGCCAAGCACGAGAATTGGAGTGGCATATAGCTCCAAAACGGCCGTTGGTGATCTCAGAGGTAATGCTACTCTGAATGCGGTGAGCGCAACGGCCGGCAACATCCCGGTGAGCGGAACCATCGTGGTCCGAAATTTTCAAATGCCAGCGCAATTCTCTCTCGGCATTAGCCACGACATCACGGACAACCTAACGGTCGCCGCCGATTATCAGCGAATTTTTTGGGCAAGCACGATGAAAAATATCAATATTGGATTCACAAGCTCCGGAAATGGCGCCAATTTGAACATCTCTCTACCTCAAAATTATAGAGACACCAATGTTTTTGGTGTCGGAGCCAGCTATCGTATCAATTCGAAATGGACGTTCAGAGGCGGGGTGCGTTACGCCCAGGAAGCAATACCTGGCGACAGTCTTCTTGCGGTCATTCCGGCGACGCCAACAACCCATTTGAGCACAGGCGCCTCATATGCAATCGGCAAGGATGACATTCTCGATTTCGCGCTGTCGCTTGCCTTGCAGAAGACACTCACGAACCCAGGCGGAACGAATAGCTCCGTTCCGATCAGGACGGAGCATTCCCAACTCAACGCGGTTATTGCTTATCGAAAGCGCTTCTAG
- a CDS encoding 2Fe-2S iron-sulfur cluster-binding protein, translating into MEHQVTIEGGEAFSVAANEDTLLRGALRAGVGFPHECSVGGCGACRFELVSGTMETLWLEAPGLAERDRRRGKRLACQSRPTSNCTIRVRCADSYRPIVDPNRWSAVLLNRRALTPDMSEFTLHVPDAAQFRPGQYALLYPPMAQGARAYSMSNLSNGDGLWQFIIRRVPGGASSNALFDIRVGERITLDGPYGHAFLRDENERDIICIAGGSGFAPMLSVARGALAQPGSRRVSFFYGARTQADLGASAELDEIAHERLDTTIVLSTPQVSSPWRGATGFVHEEVERAIARPLNRYEFYFAGPAPMVDAIQTLLMQKHQVPFAQVHFDRFL; encoded by the coding sequence ATGGAACACCAAGTAACGATTGAAGGCGGCGAGGCATTCAGCGTCGCCGCCAATGAGGACACCTTACTGCGGGGCGCGTTGCGTGCCGGCGTCGGATTCCCGCACGAATGTAGCGTTGGCGGCTGCGGAGCGTGCCGCTTCGAGCTCGTCTCCGGCACTATGGAGACGCTATGGCTGGAAGCACCCGGGCTGGCCGAGCGCGACCGCCGACGTGGCAAGCGGCTCGCCTGCCAGTCGCGACCAACCAGCAACTGCACTATTCGCGTGCGCTGTGCCGACTCTTACCGGCCGATCGTAGATCCCAACCGATGGTCCGCAGTACTGCTAAATAGGCGCGCGCTGACACCGGACATGAGCGAATTTACGCTCCACGTCCCGGACGCGGCGCAATTCCGGCCGGGCCAGTATGCGTTGTTGTACCCGCCTATGGCGCAAGGCGCGCGCGCCTATTCGATGTCGAATCTTTCCAATGGCGATGGCCTCTGGCAGTTCATTATTCGCCGAGTCCCCGGGGGAGCGAGCAGCAACGCGTTGTTCGACATCCGCGTCGGCGAGAGGATAACGCTCGATGGCCCGTACGGCCACGCCTTTCTGCGTGATGAAAATGAGCGCGACATCATCTGTATCGCCGGCGGATCCGGCTTCGCACCGATGCTTTCTGTCGCACGTGGAGCCCTCGCGCAGCCAGGTTCAAGGCGAGTCAGCTTCTTTTATGGAGCCCGCACACAGGCCGATCTTGGCGCCTCGGCAGAACTCGACGAAATCGCGCACGAACGGCTCGATACAACTATTGTGCTTTCGACCCCTCAGGTATCGTCTCCTTGGAGGGGTGCGACCGGCTTCGTGCACGAAGAGGTCGAGCGTGCGATTGCGAGGCCGTTGAACCGTTATGAATTCTATTTCGCAGGGCCGGCGCCCATGGTAGATGCCATCCAGACCTTGCTCATGCAAAAGCATCAGGTTCCATTCGCGCAGGTCCATTTTGATCGATTCTTATGA
- a CDS encoding aromatic/alkene monooxygenase hydroxylase subunit beta, which produces MSQPEFLKPLKTWSHLAARRRKPSEYEIVTTNLHYTTNNPEAPFELDPNFGMAQWFKRYRNSSALSHPDWNAFRDPDEMVYRTYNLLQDGQETYVSGLLDQFSARGHDAMLERTWAGTLVRLYTPARFLFHALQMGSAYLAQMAPASTISNCAAYQTADSLRWLTHTAYRTRELSRTFTDLGFGRDERHYWEQDPAWQGWRRVVEQALVAWDWAESFFALNLVVRPAMEETVLRGLGQAARHNGDMLLGLLTDSQLADAQRHRRWAAKLVGMALQQESNGSAFATWLNKWEPLADEAVAAYCAALPDAPEAQASAIAATRDFRLTIGL; this is translated from the coding sequence ATGTCCCAACCCGAGTTTCTGAAACCCCTGAAGACCTGGAGCCACTTGGCCGCTCGGCGGCGCAAGCCCAGCGAGTATGAAATCGTTACGACAAATCTTCACTACACCACTAACAACCCCGAAGCACCATTCGAGCTAGATCCGAACTTTGGGATGGCGCAATGGTTCAAGCGCTATCGAAATTCGTCAGCGCTAAGCCATCCCGACTGGAATGCGTTCCGCGATCCAGACGAAATGGTTTACCGTACCTACAATCTGCTCCAGGACGGTCAGGAAACCTACGTTTCTGGGTTGTTGGACCAGTTCTCGGCGCGCGGCCACGATGCGATGCTCGAGCGCACGTGGGCCGGTACCTTGGTGCGCCTTTATACGCCGGCACGCTTCCTGTTTCACGCACTGCAAATGGGGTCGGCATATTTGGCGCAGATGGCCCCAGCTTCGACCATTTCCAACTGCGCCGCTTATCAGACTGCCGATTCACTGCGCTGGCTAACGCATACCGCCTATAGAACGCGTGAGCTCTCGCGCACGTTCACCGACCTCGGGTTCGGTCGCGACGAACGTCACTATTGGGAGCAGGATCCTGCGTGGCAGGGTTGGCGCAGAGTTGTCGAACAGGCGCTGGTCGCGTGGGACTGGGCCGAAAGTTTTTTCGCGCTCAACCTTGTTGTTCGACCGGCCATGGAGGAGACCGTGCTGCGCGGTCTCGGACAAGCCGCCCGGCATAACGGCGACATGCTGTTGGGGCTATTGACCGACTCACAACTTGCCGACGCTCAGCGGCACCGACGATGGGCCGCCAAGTTGGTCGGAATGGCGCTGCAGCAAGAGTCGAACGGCTCCGCCTTCGCGACGTGGTTAAACAAGTGGGAACCATTAGCCGACGAGGCTGTGGCGGCGTATTGCGCCGCGCTGCCTGACGCACCTGAAGCCCAGGCAAGCGCGATTGCCGCTACACGAGACTTCAGGCTCACGATCGGATTGTAA